GCTGCGCCAGGGCGCGACCCCGGCCGAGATCGATTCCGCCATCGAGGGTTTCGGCTTCGCGATGGGCCCGTTCCGGGTGGCCGACCTGGCCGGCAACGACATCAGCTGGGCGATCCGCAAGCGCCGCTACGCCGAACATCCGGACGTGCCGCGCGAGGAGATCGCCGACTCCCTGTGCGAGCTGGGCCGATTCGGCCAGAAGACCGGGGCCGGCTGGTACGACTACAACGGCCGCGACCCGCAGCCCAGTCCGGTGGTCGCCGATCTGCTGGCGTCGTACCACGAGAAGTACGGCACCAAGCCGCAGACCTTCGAACCGGACGAGATCGTGGCGCGGCTGGTGCTGGCGCTGACCGACGAGGGCGCCCGCATCCTCGAGGAGGGTTTCGCCCAGCGCGCCTCCGATATCGACGTGGTCTACCTCTCCGGGTACGGCTTCCCGCGGCACCGCGGCGGGCCGATGTGGTACGCGGACCGGGTGGGCCTGCCCACCGTGGTCGCCGCGCTGCGCCGCTACCACGACGGTGAGCCGGGCTGGGAGCCCGCGCCGCTGCTGGCGCGGCTGGCCGCCGAGGGTGGCAGCTTCGAATGAGTCTGCGGCGGTGGTGTTTCCGGCGAGTCGCCGGAAGCGCCACCGCATCGTGAACGCGTGCCGGGTGGGTGCTGCCACCCGGCACGCGCCGTTTCCACCGGCGCCGGGCGGATTTCCCGGCGGTGATCGGATGCGCGCAAAGCATGGTCAATAACTAGATGAGCGCTTACTCTCTTGTATGGTGGCCGCACCGGCGCGAGGCGAGGTGCGGTGCTCGCGAGAGAGGACTCCCATGCCGACGAACACCGCACTCGACCGACAGTCCCTGCCGTTCCTGACCGGGGTACCCCAGCGCCTGCTGATCGGTGGCGAATGGGTCGAATCCGCTTCCGGCCGAACGTTTCCGAGCATCGACCCGTCCACCGGCACGGTGATCGCGGAGATCGCGCAGGGCGATCCGGCCGATGTGGACCGCGCGGTGGCCGCCGCGCGGGCGGCGTTCGAGGGCCCCTGGCGGGCGCTGACCCCGGCGGCGCGGCAGTCGATCATCTGGCAGGTCGCCGACGTCATCGAGGCGAACGCGGCGGAGCTGCGGCGGCTGGAGGCCGTCGACATGGGCATGCCGATCGGCCGCGATCCGGGCGCCGGCGCGGACAAACTGGTGGAGGTGCTGCGCTACTTCGCGGGCTTCGCCACCAAGATCCACGGCCGCACGCTGCCGAATTCGATGCCGTGGCAGATCCTCACCTACACCTCGCACGAACCGGTCGGCGTGGTCGGGTCGATCATCCCGTGGAACAGCCCGATCAACAACGTGCTGTGGAAGCTCGCGCCGGTACTGGCCAGCGGCTGCACGATGGTGCTCAAGCCCGCCGAGGAGGCGAGCCTGGTCGCCCTGCGGATCGGCGAATTGCTCTCCGAGACCGACCTTCCCGCCGGTGTGGTCAACATCGTCACCGGTTTCGGCGAGGCCGGGGCGGCCCTGGTGGAGCACCGCGACGTGGACAAGGTCGCCTTCACCGGCTCGACCGCCACCGGCCAGGCGATCGTGCGCGCCTCCGCGGGCAACCTGAAGCGGCTGACCCTCGAACTCGGCGGCAAGTCACCGGATGTCGTGTTCGCCGATGCCGACTTCCGGCGCGCGGTGCCCGGTGTCGCGATGGGCGTCTTCGGCAACTCCGGCCAGGCGTGCTGCGCGGGCACCCGAATCTTCGTGGAGCGCCCCATCTTCGAGGAGTTCGCCGCGGCGCTGGCCGCCTACGCCGCGAAACTGAAGGTGGGCCCGAGCCTCGACCCGCAGACCCGGATCGGGCCGCTGGTGTCCCAGGCCCAATTGTCCCGTGTCACCGGCTATCTCGACATCGGCCGGGAGGCCGGCGCCCGGGTGCTGGCCGGCGGCGCCCGGCTCACCGACGGCGATCTCGCCAACGGCTACTTCGTCCCGCCGACCCTGCTGGCCGACGTCACCGACGAGATGGCGGTGGTGCGTGAGGAGATCTTCGGCCCGGTCGGCTGCCTGCTGCCGTTCGACACCGTCGAGGAGGTCGCGGCCCGGTCCAACGACACCGAATTCGGCCTGGCCGGCGGCATCTGGACCACGAACCTCGGCAACGCGCACCGGCTGGCGGCGCTGATGCGCACCGGCACGGTCTGGGTCAACACCTACAATCTGTTCGACCCGGCCGTCCCGTTCGGCGGTTACAAGATGAGCGGCTGGGGCCACGAGAACGGGCCCGACGCCCTGGCCCAGTACCTCACCACCAAGGCCGTCTGGGTCCGTACCGATTAGTCTGCGCCCCACCGTGTTCGACGACACCGACCGCAGCATCCCCGCGCGGCTGCTGCGGGTCGCCGCCGCACAGCCCGACCGGGAGGCGGTGGTCGACGGCGAGATCCGGATCACCTACGCGCGCTTGGCCACCGCCGTCGTCCAGTCCACCCGGGCGGCGCTGGCGGCGGGCATCCTGCCCGGCGACCGCGCCGCGGTCTGGGCGCCCAACGGCTATCGCTGGATCGTCGCCGCCCTCGGCATCCTCGGGGCCCGCGGCGTCGTGGTGCCGGTGAACACCCGGTTCAAGGGCGCCGAGGCCGCCGATGTGCTCGCCCGCTCCGGCGTGCGAATCCTGTTCACCGACAACGACTTCCTCGGCACGGATCGCGCCGCACTGCTGGCGCCGCACACCGCCGGCCTCCCGGAGCCGATCCGCGTGGTGGTGATGAACGGCCCGGTGCGCGAGGACGTCCCGTGGCACCGGTACCTCGGCGCCGGCCGCCTCGTCAGCGAGAAGGCCGCCACCGGGCGGATCGCGTCGATCCGCGCCGACGACCCGTGCGACATCCTCTTCACCTCCGGCACCACCGGCCGCCCCAAGGGTGCCGTCGCCACCCACGGCCGGCTGCTGCGGCTCTACGACGACTGGTGCGATATCGTCGGATTGCACTCCGGCGGAAAGCAACTGGTGATCACTCCGTTCTTCCACTCGTTCGGATACAAGGCCGGCTGGCTGGCCACGCTGCTGCGCGGCGCGACCGTGGTCCCGATGGCGGTGTTCGACGTCCCCACCGTGCTGGCGACCGTCGAGACCGAACGCATCACCCTGCTGCCCGGTCCGCCGACCCTGTTGCAGGACCTGCTCGACAGTCCGGACCGCGACCGCTACGACCTGTCCTCGTTGCGCGCCACCGTGATCGGCGCCGCGACCATCCCGGTCGAGCTCATCCGCCGACTGCGGGACGAGATGCGGTTCACCACGATCCTCAGCGGCTACGGCCTCACCGAGACCAACGGCCCGGCCTCGCTGTGCCGCCCCGGCGACGATCTCGACACCGTCGCCCACACCGCCGGAAAGGCCATGCCGGACACCGAGATCCGCATCGTCGACGGCGGCGGCGCCGCACTGCCGCCCGGCGAGCACGGTGAGATCGTGATCCGCGGCTACCACCTGATGACCGGCTACCTCGACGATCCCGCCGCGACCGCCGCGGCGATCGACGGCGAGGGCTGGCTGCACACCGGCGACCTCGGCCGCCTCGACGAGCACGGGAATCTGATCATCACCGGCCGGATGAAGGAGATGTTCGTCGTCGGCGGCTTCAACGTGTATCCGGCCGAGATCGAGAATCTGCTGCTGACCCACGACGCGGTCGCCCGGGTGGCCGTGATCGGCGTCCCCGACGCCCGCCTCGGCGAGGTCGGCGCGGCCTTCGTCGTCCCCCGCCCCGGCGCCGCACCCACCCCCGAGGAACTGATCGCCTGGGCCCGCGACCGCATGGCCAACTACAAGGTGCCCCGCCGGCTCGAGATCCGCGCCGAGCTACCGGTCAACGCATTGGGCAAGATACTCAAGGACGAACTGCGCGCACCCGCGCACACCACACACCCGAGGTGAGAACAGATGGGCCTGAGGCTTTCCCCCGACGAGGCATGGCAGGCGCTGGCAGCCTCGCACACCGGCATCCTCACCACCCTGACCGCCGACGGCCGCCCGATCACCCTGCCCGTCTGGTTCGTCGTCGACGACCGCACGATCGGCCTGCAGACCCCGCGCGGGGCGAAGAAGTCGGCCCGCATCCGCCGCGACCCTCGGGCCGCCTTCCTCGTCGAGTCCGGTGAACTGTGGGCGGAACTGCGCGCGGTCCACCTCTCCGGAACCGTCGCCGAGGTGACCGACCCGGCCGAGGCGGACCGGATCGCCGCCGCCTTCGACCGCAAGTACGCGGCCTTCCGCACCCCCGCCACCGACCTGCCCGCGGCCACCCGCGACCACTACGCGGCCCTGACCTACCTCCGCTTCACCCCCGCGGATCGCATGCTCACCTGGGACAACAGCCGCATCACCACCCCCCGCTGACGACCCCGCACAACGGCAAGGAGGTCCACCCGAGCACCGGAGAATGCTATTCTCTGCATTCAGATTCCGCTTCTCGAAGGAGTTCGGTGGTGACCACCAGCGACGCACCCGCCGTACTGCACCTGCCCGCCCGCGACATCCCGGTGCCGTCCTCGGTCAGCCCGCAGGCCCAGGCCATCCTGGCCCTCGGGCCCCTCGGCCCGGCCCCGCAGTGGCCCGCCCTGGACGACCCCGCCGCCTGGCGGGCCCTCATCGCCGACCTCGACGCCCACACCCTGCGCATGGCCCCCGGCTCCGGCGCCCCCGCCGACGTCGAGGAGATCCCCGTCGGCAAGGCCCGCGTCTACGCCATCACCCCGCCCGGCGTATACCCCGGCGACCGCCGCACCTACCTCGAGATCCACGGCGGCGGCTTCATCCAGGGCGGCGGCGAGATCTGCCGCACCCGCGGCATCGACAACGCCCACCGCATCGGCCACCACTGCTGGTCGGTGGACTACCGCATGCCCCCGGACCACCCCTTCCCCGCCGCGCTCGACGACTGCGTCGCCGCCTACCGGGAACTGTTGCGCCACCGCGATTCCCACGAGATCGTCATCGGCGGCGTCTCGGCCGGCGGCAACCTGGCCGCCGCCACCGTCCTGCGCGCCCGCGACGAGGGCCTCCCCCTGCCCGCCGGCATCGTCCTCGCCACCCCCGCCGCCGACCTCACCGAATCCGGCGACACCTGGCAGACCAACCTCGGCCTGGACAACCTGCTGAGCCACTCCCCCACCCCCAGCCTCTACATCGGCGACCACGACCCCCGCAACCCCTATCTCTCCCCTGTCTTCGGCGATTTCACCGCCGGCTTCCCCCCGGCCCTCCTGCTGTCCGGCACCCGCGACATGCTCCTCTCGGACACCGTCCGCCTGCACCGAGCCCTCCGCGCCGCCGCCGTCCCCGCCGCGCTGCACGTCTGGGAGGCCGCCGCCCACGGCGGTTTCCTCGGCCACGCCCCCGAAGACGAGGAACGCACCCGCGAGATCCGCCTCTTCCTCGCCGAATGCTGGGACCCGGCCACCTAGAATCGGCCCACGGTCGCGATCTACCGGCCCGGCGCGGGATTCGCCGTCGACCTACCGATCCGGATCGGGGTCGACCGGGACCGGCGCACCGATCCCGTGCTGTGAGTCCCGCGGGATCGGGTGGGCGGCAAGGAAATCCCGGACGATGCGGGCGCAGTCGTCGGGGGTGACGGTGCGCAGGCCGGTGAGTTTCATGAAGATGATCGGGCCGAGGAGCTGGGCGAAGACGAAGATGCGATCGTGGTCGCCGAGTCGCGCACGCGCGGCGGGGGTTTCGAGGACCCGATCGAACGGCACCCGGTAGTGCTCGATCACGCTGGCGCGCAACGATTTCACCACCGGGGACGGATCGTCGGCGGTGGCCGTGGAGGTCGGGCCGAGGCCCAGGCCCATCCAGGCGAGGGTGCTCAGCTGCATGGGCACCTGCTCGATCGCGGCCGCCTGACTGGTGAGCAGTTCGGTCAGCTGCTGTTCCAGCGTGCCCTCGGGGGCGGGCGGAACCACTTGCGGGAGAAGGCGTTCGAAGGCCGCCGCGAGCAGTCCCGCACTGTTGCCGAAATTCCGGTACAGGGTGGTGCGGGCGACCTTGGAGGCCCGGGTGACCGCGTCCACCGTGACCGCCTCGATGCCGCCGGAGGCCAGCAACTGGGTGGCGGCGGCGATCAGCCGATCGCGTGATCGCACTCGGCGTGGATCGACCGCGTCGGGAAGCTCGGGCGCCTGACTCATCACGTCCATCCTGCCGGACATCACATATCCGGAGGGTTTTCATCCCCTCCGGCGGTCGCTACGCTACCGGAAGTAGCGAAGCGATACCGATGGTATCGAAACCTGGAGGCGCCGTGTCCGACCACCGAGTACTGGAGCGCCCCGCCACGCTGGCGGCCTGGCAGCGCCGCTGGACCCTCATCGCGTCCTGCCTGGGCGTCGGCCTGGTGATGGCGTCGATGGCGGCGCTGTACACGGCACTGCCGCAGATCGCCGCCGCCACCGGCGCGACCCAGGGCCAGCTGACCTGGATGGTCGACGGCTACACCCTGGTACTGGCGGCGCTGCTGCTACCCGCCGGCGCCCTCGGCGATCGCTACGGCCGCCGCGGCATGCTGATCACCGGCCTGGCGGTGTTCTGCGCCGGATCGGTACTGGCCCTGACCGTGCACGACCCGATGTGGGTGATCGTGGCGCGCATGATCTCCGGCGTCGGCGCCGCCCTGGTCATGCCGTCGACCCTGTCCATCCTGACCGGCGTGTTCCCGCCGCAGCACTGGGGCCGCGCGGTGGGCATCTGGGCCGCGGTCGCGGGTTCCGGCGGCGTGATCGGTCTCGTGGGTTCCGGTGTGCTGCTGCGCTATTGGTCGTGGCCGTCGATCTTCGTCGTCCTGGCCGCGGTGGCCGCGGTACTGGCCGTCGCCGCGATCGCGATGCCCGCCTCACGCGAACCGGACCACCCCCGCATCGACCTGCTCGGCTCCGCCACCTCGGCCGCCGCGATCGGCCTGCTGGTCTACGGCCTCACCGAGGCGCCCGAATACGGCTGGCGCGCCCCCCTGACCATCGCCCTCCTGGCCGGCGCGGTCGTCGCCGGAGCCCTGTTCGTGGTGGTGGAACTACGCACACCCCGCCCACTGCTGCCGGTCCGCCTGTTCGCGCACCGCGCCTTCAGCACCGGTGTCACCTCGCTGATGCTGCAATTCGTGGTCACCTTCGGCCTGGCCCTGATCATGGTCCAATACCTGCAACTCGTCCTCGGCTACAGCCCCCTGCGCTCGACCCTCGCGGTGGCCCCGATGGCCGGCCCCCTGCTCCCCCTCGCGGTGATAGCCCCGATGCTGATGCGCTGGGTGGGCCTGCGCTGGATGACCGTCGCCGGCCTGGCCACCATGTCCGGCGGCCTGTTCCTGCTCACGAGACTGCATCCGGACACCCACTATTCCGCGATCGTGCTACCGCTGGCCCTCGCCGGCGCCGGCATCGGCCTGTGCGCGACCCCCGCCACCGCCGTCATCATCGGCACCACCCCCACCGCGAAACACGGTGTCGCCGCAGCGGTCAACGACGCCGCCCGCGAAATCGGCGCCGCGATCGGCATAGCCATGTCCGGCGGCATCCTCGCAGCCGGCTACCACCACCACATCCAACCGGCGTTGGCCGGCCTCCCCGACCAGATCCGCGGCCCGGTAGGCGACTCCCTGGCCGGCGCCCTCACCGTCGCCGCCCAGGCCGGCCCCACCACCCACCCCCTCACCGACGCCGCAGTGGACGCCTTCATGCACGGCATCCACCAAGCCGTCCTGGCCCTCGCCATAGTCGCCGCCGCCGGCGCCGCAGTCACCCTCGCCGCCCCCGACACCCGCCACGTGGACCGCCTCGACGACCCGGAGCCCTCGGCCGACTGAGCCGAAAACGCAGCGCAGCGTCCCCACTTGGCCGTCCCAGCTTGTCCGAACTGCACAGCATGCGCCAGCGCGGAGTCGTAGTCGGAGTCGCCCGCGGCCTTGCTTGCCCGCGCCACCCGGCGGGCGCATTTGACGGGATGTGGGACGTTCGTCATGCGAACCACGCGTCCTTCCGGGGCAACCCCGTCCGGTCGAGCTGGAAATCCAGCGTATCCCCGCGGTCCGGCGGATGTCGACGGCGCGGCACCGGGTGCACGGTGCGCGTGCAGAACCGAACCGGCGCACGTGAATCGAATCGGGAGAATCACATTCGGCGCGTTCCCGGAGTCATACTGACGACGCCCGTCCGACCGAATTCGAACGGCATCATCCGATATATCCGCCCTGGGCGGTGGGTCGGCAAAATCGAATAAGGGCACGTGCCATGACTCTGTACACCACCGATTGGTCGATAAGCAGCGACATAACCCCGGAACGAGCCTTCCGGATATCTCGGGACACCGCGAAAGCCTGGCAACTCAGCTGGCTCGACGGCCGGATGCTGACCCGCGATCAGGCGATCATCGGCATGGAACTCGACGAATTGCTCAGCGATCCCGACCGCGTCGACGACCGCGCGCAGCTGTCGCGGATCGACGATCACGCCGGCCGCCTCGGCATCGTCAGCGAGCAGGCGATCATCCTGCTGCACCGGAGAATTGTCGAACGAATTCGAAATTCGGAATTGTTCGACGATCGCGTTCTCTTTTCCGAGGGGTGAACGCGAGTGTCGAGTCCGGAGGCCGCCGCCGATCCGCGGCGACCTCCGGGCCCGATCATCAACCGCCACAACATCTTCGGGACCTACCGCGACTGCCTCCAGGCCACGGTGAACGAGACCGCCGCCACCAGCGGGCCCAGCACCCGCAGATGGTTCCCCCAGGTCCACTCGGTCAGGTAGGTCTTCCAATAGTCCGCCGCCGCAACGGATTCCGGATCCATGCCGAGCAGCCGATCGTTGCGCGGCACATGGAACGCCCCCGTCATCACGATCGCCACCAGATAGGCCAGCGCCCCCACCACCAGCAATATCGCCCCCGGCCGGTTCAGGTGGAACGCTCCGTACACCCCCAGCACCAGACCGGTGAGGGCCGTCCCCATCAGCACCGCCATGAACCAGAATGTCGGCGCCTGCTTGTTGATCGAGTTCATCGCGGCGATCCCCTGCCCCGCGGGCAGATTCCCCAGCGCCGACATGACGAAAGCCGAGAAGGCATAGAAGATTCCGGCACACACCCCACTGGTGATCGCGGTATAGAGGGTCAACCCCCGCACGAACGCATTGTCGATAGCCATGCACCCATTACAGGGCCCGGCTCCGAGAGCTTCCATGGCCGACAATCGCATCTCCATACGCGAGCGTCCACCCCGATAGCCGCCGGCGTATGAACCGACTACCGTCCCCGGCATGGACGCGCTCGCCGGACTCCTCGACGGACCCCGCGCCCGCGGAGCATTTCTGCTCCGCTCGGTGCTCACCCCACCCTGGTCGATGCGCATCGAGGACCGGGCCCCGGTCTCCGTGATCGCGGTGGTCCGGGGCCACGCCTGGCTGATCCCCGACGACGCCGGCCCGATCCGCCTCGGCAAGGGCGACGTGGCCATCGCCCGCGGGCCCGACGCCTACACGGTCGCCGACGAGCCCGGCTCGCCCCCGACGGTGGTCATCCACCCCGGCCAGATCTGCACCACCACGGACGGTTCCGACCTGTCGAGCTCGATGGACCTGGGGGTCCGGACCTGGGGCAACGATCCCGACGGCGAGACGGTCATGCTCACCGGCACCTACGAGACCGCGGGCGAGATCAGCCGCCGCCTCCTGACCGCCCTCCCGCCGATCCTGGTCCTCCCCGCGGATTCCTGGCAGTCCCACCTGATTCCGCTGCTCCGCGAGGAGATCGTCAAGGACGACCCCGGCCAGGAAGCCGTCCTCGACCGTCTCCTGGACCTGCTCCTGATCGCCGTCCTCCGCACCTGGTTCGCTCACCCCGGCAACCCGGCCCCCGACTGGTACCGGGCCCGGACCGATCCCATCGCGGGCCCCGCCCTCCGCCTCCTCGAGCACAACCCCGCCCACCCCTGGACCGTGGCGTCGCTGGCGCGGGAGGTGGGCATCTCCCGCGCCGCCCTCGCCCGCCGCTTCACCACCCGGGTCGGCGAACCCCCGATGACCTACCTCACCAACTGGCGCCTGTCCCTCGCCGCCGATCTGCTCCTCGACAATCCGGACGCGACTTTGGAATCCATCGCGACCCGGGTGGGCTACGGGACGTCCTTCGCCCTGAGCACGGCCTTCAAGCGGGTGCGCGGCATGAGCCCGCAGGAGTACCGCAGGTCCGATTCCTGACCGAACGAGTCCGGCGCCGGCATTTCATCATTTCCGTTCGGACCGGTCCGTTTCCTATTTCCTGGACGTGAACTTCCAGAGGAGAATATGGCATCCCGACCTGCCCAGCATCTTCTGGACAGACCGATCAGAGGTTCGCCCATGCCCGATACCGGAATTCCGAATCGCACCACCGCCAAAACACTCGGACAGGCGATCAAGAAGTTACGGCTGAAGCTGGGTATGTCGCGAAAGGAACTGGCCGAGAAGATCAATCGCTCGTGGCGGACGGTGGAGGCGGCGGAACTCGGTGCGCGCGTACCGATCACGACCCTGGCCGACATGTTCGAACCGCTCGAGGTCGCGCCGCAGACCAAACGGCACCTGATCGGCCTGATGTTCGGCCAGATACCGATGACGGATCTACCGGTGCCGGAACCGCCGGCCCGGCTGATCGGTGTCGCGCGGACGCTGCCCGCCCCGGCCTTGTTGGTGACGGCGGCGACATGGTACGTCGGCTACGCCAATGACGCTGCCCGGCATATGTTCCCGGGCCTGGAGCTCTACGGCAATCTGGCCGAATGGTTGCTGCTGGACCGGCGCGCCCAACTGATCTTCGACGCCACCGACACCGAGGAGACGGGCTCGGTCGCCAGTTCGGACGACACCGGCAGGTGGCTGCAGGTGGCCAATATCCTGCTGTCCGGCCTGCAACATCTCGCCGACGGGACGATGCCCGAGGAACAGCTGCGCCAGTTGCGGGACCGGTTGCGGCGAGCACCGGCATTCGGACGACTCTGGAGCAGCACCGAGGGTCCACTCGAGGTGGTCGCCGGCTCGGAGCTGATCATGCGCGACCCGAAAAGCGGTGAGACACAACGCGTCCACCTCACCGTCCAGGAATGGGTCTTCCCGTACGTAGCGGGTGAGAACTGGTGGCAGATCTCGTTCACACCCGTCTACGACACGTGATCGAACCGAAAGTCATTCGGCAGGCAGTGGCTGCCAGACCGCCACCCCGCCGTCGGCCCGGCGGCAATGCCCGAACTGCACAGCCGCGAAATGACCACCGAACGCCAGG
This DNA window, taken from Nocardia sp. BMG111209, encodes the following:
- a CDS encoding alpha/beta hydrolase fold domain-containing protein produces the protein MTTSDAPAVLHLPARDIPVPSSVSPQAQAILALGPLGPAPQWPALDDPAAWRALIADLDAHTLRMAPGSGAPADVEEIPVGKARVYAITPPGVYPGDRRTYLEIHGGGFIQGGGEICRTRGIDNAHRIGHHCWSVDYRMPPDHPFPAALDDCVAAYRELLRHRDSHEIVIGGVSAGGNLAAATVLRARDEGLPLPAGIVLATPAADLTESGDTWQTNLGLDNLLSHSPTPSLYIGDHDPRNPYLSPVFGDFTAGFPPALLLSGTRDMLLSDTVRLHRALRAAAVPAALHVWEAAAHGGFLGHAPEDEERTREIRLFLAECWDPAT
- a CDS encoding aldehyde dehydrogenase family protein translates to MPTNTALDRQSLPFLTGVPQRLLIGGEWVESASGRTFPSIDPSTGTVIAEIAQGDPADVDRAVAAARAAFEGPWRALTPAARQSIIWQVADVIEANAAELRRLEAVDMGMPIGRDPGAGADKLVEVLRYFAGFATKIHGRTLPNSMPWQILTYTSHEPVGVVGSIIPWNSPINNVLWKLAPVLASGCTMVLKPAEEASLVALRIGELLSETDLPAGVVNIVTGFGEAGAALVEHRDVDKVAFTGSTATGQAIVRASAGNLKRLTLELGGKSPDVVFADADFRRAVPGVAMGVFGNSGQACCAGTRIFVERPIFEEFAAALAAYAAKLKVGPSLDPQTRIGPLVSQAQLSRVTGYLDIGREAGARVLAGGARLTDGDLANGYFVPPTLLADVTDEMAVVREEIFGPVGCLLPFDTVEEVAARSNDTEFGLAGGIWTTNLGNAHRLAALMRTGTVWVNTYNLFDPAVPFGGYKMSGWGHENGPDALAQYLTTKAVWVRTD
- a CDS encoding pyridoxamine 5'-phosphate oxidase family protein, translating into MGLRLSPDEAWQALAASHTGILTTLTADGRPITLPVWFVVDDRTIGLQTPRGAKKSARIRRDPRAAFLVESGELWAELRAVHLSGTVAEVTDPAEADRIAAAFDRKYAAFRTPATDLPAATRDHYAALTYLRFTPADRMLTWDNSRITTPR
- a CDS encoding helix-turn-helix transcriptional regulator — its product is MPDTGIPNRTTAKTLGQAIKKLRLKLGMSRKELAEKINRSWRTVEAAELGARVPITTLADMFEPLEVAPQTKRHLIGLMFGQIPMTDLPVPEPPARLIGVARTLPAPALLVTAATWYVGYANDAARHMFPGLELYGNLAEWLLLDRRAQLIFDATDTEETGSVASSDDTGRWLQVANILLSGLQHLADGTMPEEQLRQLRDRLRRAPAFGRLWSSTEGPLEVVAGSELIMRDPKSGETQRVHLTVQEWVFPYVAGENWWQISFTPVYDT
- a CDS encoding FadD3 family acyl-CoA ligase → MFDDTDRSIPARLLRVAAAQPDREAVVDGEIRITYARLATAVVQSTRAALAAGILPGDRAAVWAPNGYRWIVAALGILGARGVVVPVNTRFKGAEAADVLARSGVRILFTDNDFLGTDRAALLAPHTAGLPEPIRVVVMNGPVREDVPWHRYLGAGRLVSEKAATGRIASIRADDPCDILFTSGTTGRPKGAVATHGRLLRLYDDWCDIVGLHSGGKQLVITPFFHSFGYKAGWLATLLRGATVVPMAVFDVPTVLATVETERITLLPGPPTLLQDLLDSPDRDRYDLSSLRATVIGAATIPVELIRRLRDEMRFTTILSGYGLTETNGPASLCRPGDDLDTVAHTAGKAMPDTEIRIVDGGGAALPPGEHGEIVIRGYHLMTGYLDDPAATAAAIDGEGWLHTGDLGRLDEHGNLIITGRMKEMFVVGGFNVYPAEIENLLLTHDAVARVAVIGVPDARLGEVGAAFVVPRPGAAPTPEELIAWARDRMANYKVPRRLEIRAELPVNALGKILKDELRAPAHTTHPR
- a CDS encoding AraC family transcriptional regulator, which codes for MDALAGLLDGPRARGAFLLRSVLTPPWSMRIEDRAPVSVIAVVRGHAWLIPDDAGPIRLGKGDVAIARGPDAYTVADEPGSPPTVVIHPGQICTTTDGSDLSSSMDLGVRTWGNDPDGETVMLTGTYETAGEISRRLLTALPPILVLPADSWQSHLIPLLREEIVKDDPGQEAVLDRLLDLLLIAVLRTWFAHPGNPAPDWYRARTDPIAGPALRLLEHNPAHPWTVASLAREVGISRAALARRFTTRVGEPPMTYLTNWRLSLAADLLLDNPDATLESIATRVGYGTSFALSTAFKRVRGMSPQEYRRSDS
- a CDS encoding DUF1772 domain-containing protein, whose amino-acid sequence is MAIDNAFVRGLTLYTAITSGVCAGIFYAFSAFVMSALGNLPAGQGIAAMNSINKQAPTFWFMAVLMGTALTGLVLGVYGAFHLNRPGAILLVVGALAYLVAIVMTGAFHVPRNDRLLGMDPESVAAADYWKTYLTEWTWGNHLRVLGPLVAAVSFTVAWRQSR
- a CDS encoding TetR/AcrR family transcriptional regulator; the protein is MSQAPELPDAVDPRRVRSRDRLIAAATQLLASGGIEAVTVDAVTRASKVARTTLYRNFGNSAGLLAAAFERLLPQVVPPAPEGTLEQQLTELLTSQAAAIEQVPMQLSTLAWMGLGLGPTSTATADDPSPVVKSLRASVIEHYRVPFDRVLETPAARARLGDHDRIFVFAQLLGPIIFMKLTGLRTVTPDDCARIVRDFLAAHPIPRDSQHGIGAPVPVDPDPDR
- a CDS encoding MFS transporter codes for the protein MSDHRVLERPATLAAWQRRWTLIASCLGVGLVMASMAALYTALPQIAAATGATQGQLTWMVDGYTLVLAALLLPAGALGDRYGRRGMLITGLAVFCAGSVLALTVHDPMWVIVARMISGVGAALVMPSTLSILTGVFPPQHWGRAVGIWAAVAGSGGVIGLVGSGVLLRYWSWPSIFVVLAAVAAVLAVAAIAMPASREPDHPRIDLLGSATSAAAIGLLVYGLTEAPEYGWRAPLTIALLAGAVVAGALFVVVELRTPRPLLPVRLFAHRAFSTGVTSLMLQFVVTFGLALIMVQYLQLVLGYSPLRSTLAVAPMAGPLLPLAVIAPMLMRWVGLRWMTVAGLATMSGGLFLLTRLHPDTHYSAIVLPLALAGAGIGLCATPATAVIIGTTPTAKHGVAAAVNDAAREIGAAIGIAMSGGILAAGYHHHIQPALAGLPDQIRGPVGDSLAGALTVAAQAGPTTHPLTDAAVDAFMHGIHQAVLALAIVAAAGAAVTLAAPDTRHVDRLDDPEPSAD